The nucleotide sequence aatagTATTTCTAAttccaattttattttcatcaccaattaagaaattattaaaatttttacttAATAGTATATTCTTCAATTTATCATTAATGagaatattattaactTTATAATTTGCCACTGTATTTCGATTAATAGTACCACTACTATTTATACCTACTCCTTTAAGATTTGCTtctgtatatattttatttttattattaatatgtgTTTCAGAATTGTTAGGCTCTTCATTAGGGCAATTTATTTTGAGATTTAGTTTTTCATTACTttctaataaattattagcTCCGTTATTTCGTTTATATGTCAGTAAATTATTTACCTTAGAATTGTTgttatcaatattatttcctTCTATTAGGttaaaattgaaattaTGCACCGCTTTATTTGCTCCGGCATTTTTACttgatattatatttttattttcttttatagtATTAGAAATGTTTGTATTCATTTGTGAAACAGAAACAGGAAGATCTGACTTTCCTGCCATTTCCATGTTATATTCATGTGTCCCAAGaggcatatttttaaacatgATATTTCCATTCccttgaaataaataatttgtatttataactAAATTAGATACGCTATTATTACATggtgtattttttaaattaacattattattaacatatCTTCTGTTCGTATAATCTATATTCATATTGTCATCCATACTTTTAACTTTCatatccatatatttatttataaatggaTCTTGTTTATTATTCGTTGAATATTTAACTGGGTCATGTAGTATgctcatataatttatttgattattatttttattattattattatctataAGCAtcgaatttttatatggatACTTATTCATTTCCATTCCTTTAACATTTCCAATTCCACCGACCTTCTTCCAACTCGAATAATTTGCCTCATCAACACTGCTGACCCCTATTCTATTAGGGTTTATGCAATGATTGCTATTTTcgtttgtattattattggaTGTATTGTTACCCGTTATAAACATGTTGGGCGAATACTGAAGAGCATCTTGAGCACAGTCAGCATTATTCATATGAGGCATGTTTGAAAAATCTGGAGTAGTAGAATTACCATCAATTGGTAGATTAACTTGtttaacattattatttattctatGTCTATTGTCTGACGAAATAAATTCTGAATTTCTATTATGGATATCATTGTATTTATGAGTATTTGAAGAAGCAAACTCATTAAAAGgtgtttctttttttatagtattCCTAGATGtgtcattattttcaatatgcattatattggatctattattttgtgttacatttatattttcatcttttttatctaaaagaaaatatgcTTTAACATtacttttaatatttttttttattaaattattattttctctagtattacaaaatataggATTTCTATCTTTGTTCGATTTTGTATATGTAGGATCTCCTTCCGATTTAAAATTGGGTTCATAATACATGCTTGTAATGTaatgatttttattacagttagaatttttatctatagtattactattattaaagATATGTATTGAATTACCAATGTCACTATTACATGTAGTGGAACATCCACCACCTTGATCCTCAGATATATTACttaacatattattatgtgtAGTAAATGATCCCATCATATGCCCATTTAATTGATCAtctatcatattattataatcatttCTTGAAGACATTGTGGCTGTTCCACCTTCTAATTTGCTACAGATACTTCTACTACTATCACCACTTTTCATACTAGCTCCATCAATACTATTACTTGCACCGCTTTGATTACATTTATTACTGCTTCCTCGGATACtacaattattttctcCTCCATGAGCATTAaacatgtattttttttttgttttttttttcacaactTGTTCATTTgaatttgaatttttatcaatattgCTATTATTGTCTATAGcaaattcatttattattcgaTCGCTTTGAGTATATATAGGCATTTCTTCTGGAGtagaaattaaattattagaaattttattatattcatttgttatatcactaattttatctttttgcAATTCTCCAATTTGGGTTCCGAAATAATTTGTACTTGCTACATTACTGAAAAAATTGGGACTTGAAATTGAATTAACTAAATTGTAATGATCTGAATGTGGTAAATCGtcatgatattttttatgaaaactCTTATGATGGGAATTTTTATGTTGCACATTTTTATCGACACTTTTTAAAACACTTTTATCGCAatgtttaatattttttaatgcactcttattattattattattatcataattttgcTGTGAATAATATCGATCACCAAATGAGCAGTTCCCACTATTACTTCGATTACCTTGACCATCCTTAACACAATCGTTAAGTGCTCCTAATGTTGAATTTATATTCGTGtcgttattattattttgacgCTTAGACATTACcgttaaaaaattatatttagaaCCCACagatgaaatattattatatgaatcaGTTGTTTCCATAGTTgaactattattattattataagttTTTATTTGACTACATTGTTTATTGCTGTTCAggcaaaataaattatcattattatgaactccaataatattttctttagaAGTTggtgtattattatatcgACCTGTAGTGTTCATAAttggatatattttatttccaaatGGTTGAGAATCTTTTATTCGAGTTTCTCCACCATGAggattaataaaaaaatcatcggaacttacaaaattattttcatctctTATTCCATCTTCAATATCAAGAGGATCTTTTTTACCTGAATGAGTCATTAAATAATCACCATTAAACATTGcattgttaatattttcattcataaaataatctGTGCTAGTGTTATAACAGTTTTCTCCACTTGTATAATTATCAGGACTATTAAAAATAGGGCCatgatttatattatcaataatattacctttatttatattaaattcatctttatatataatttttttgtttgaattatttttttgaccgatattgttaatatgcatattgcTTCCATTTTCGTTTCTCGTATTATTGTTGTTTTCATTACCCATATTGGCATCACCGCATGTTGTATAATTGGTTATACTATTAGGGTGGACCATATTGAGTTGACTTTTATTTCCTAATGGTTGCTCCCTTTTTATTCCCTCTTCaatcatatttaaattattactatacatattatctttataattaatatttgacATTATGTTATTacatgtattattattacttcgATTGTTATCATTCATTCTTTTAAATTGATTGTTATTATAACTACCCGATTTGGgagatgaaaaaatatatgtattatttaatgcTTCCATATTTGAAGtggaattattattagtggatatatttgtttcaaCACCTTCTGAATATGAATACATTTGTGTATATCTTTCTAACGATTTCATAGAAGAATTTTCTGattgattattatttaatttatgttGCTCGTAAACCATTTTAGAGTcatctaaatttttattttttgaattatcattttcaataCTACTATTACGACTATTATTACGGctactttttttactatCATTCAATGggtaattatttatttcgttaATACTATGTTTTTTTGGATTCTCTATTCTTTCTTTATCAATTTCTTCATGGCGAgtagaaatattttcatctttttctGAACAGTCAGATTTTTTGAATGCATTTTCTGAATTAGTCATATTTTTAGCTCTAGCAAAATTTTCcattcttttatttataacattgagaaaacttttataattttctttatcttcTATTCTTTGGAGTTTATCTTTTTGTGTTAAAGAGGGGCCCTTAGTACCTGGGTTGGTAGAATAAGAactgttattattattttgtatttttttatctgtATTATTGGTATGGTTATTATCACTGGTATGTTCGTTATTTACAAACTTTGTTGGGTTGTCatttatgttattttttttaagtgttgaaacattattttcactATCTTGTGAATTAATGTTTtgattttgttttgttaCGTTTTTTCCATCTACATTAGTAGATTGAGGAAAacgaaaatttttatatattttattttcatcttgaaataatattttatcaccattaattttatcacTAGTAATCGAATTTATATTCCCCTGAAAATCAGGATTTAtcattacatttttttttgtatcgCTTGaacaatttataaaattgcaAGCATTATCattactttttatattttccattttatttatattcatttcattggtaaaatatatatcactaTTAAGACAGTTTGTAGTCtgttcattattatttatatcattttccgttacttcataatttttctcTATATCATCAAATGGGTATACTTTGGTATTACTAAAATTAGCGCTACTGTCACAAGTATTGAGAACAGTGTGCGCATTTAAAAAGGTATTTGCATTATtcgtattattattattgattttttcttttgggTATGAATTAACTTTATAAATATCCGATACTAATGTGGTTGACTCGTTAACtgtattattttcctcAGGATTAGTATTTCCAAAATTGCTAACACCGTTAATATTGGTGCGCGTTATTTTGGAAGTATTTTTATcgttcattatatttt is from Plasmodium chabaudi chabaudi strain AS genome assembly, chromosome: 8 and encodes:
- a CDS encoding protein kinase, putative translates to MDELGENCAEKEKNNKLYFYYENKLNLYNDNLFENIINNTNEDFDFNDKNSRKVMTNISLTKNSNDLFNLRLLEGEKNDTVYKMNNNNSNISNNNIYPKESKDGDQTSLQNNADNLSKNNNSNNEYMFSYLNVYLNKKIKNKPGDNNTSNINSSNNNSNTVAESKNIMNDKNTSKITRTNINGVSNFGNTNPEENNTVNESTTLVSDIYKVNSYPKEKINNNNTNNANTFLNAHTVLNTCDSSANFSNTKVYPFDDIEKNYEVTENDINNNEQTTNCLNSDIYFTNEMNINKMENIKSNDNACNFINCSSDTKKNVMINPDFQGNINSITSDKINGDKILFQDENKIYKNFRFPQSTNVDGKNVTKQNQNINSQDSENNVSTLKKNNINDNPTKFVNNEHTSDNNHTNNTDKKIQNNNNSSYSTNPGTKGPSLTQKDKLQRIEDKENYKSFLNVINKRMENFARAKNMTNSENAFKKSDCSEKDENISTRHEEIDKERIENPKKHSINEINNYPLNDSKKSSRNNSRNSSIENDNSKNKNLDDSKMVYEQHKLNNNQSENSSMKSLERYTQMYSYSEGVETNISTNNNSTSNMEALNNTYIFSSPKSGSYNNNQFKRMNDNNRSNNNTCNNIMSNINYKDNMYSNNLNMIEEGIKREQPLGNKSQLNMVHPNSITNYTTCGDANMGNENNNNTRNENGSNMHINNIGQKNNSNKKIIYKDEFNINKGNIIDNINHGPIFNSPDNYTSGENCYNTSTDYFMNENINNAMFNGDYLMTHSGKKDPLDIEDGIRDENNFVSSDDFFINPHGGETRIKDSQPFGNKIYPIMNTTGRYNNTPTSKENIIGVHNNDNLFCLNSNKQCSQIKTYNNNNSSTMETTDSYNNISSVGSKYNFLTVMSKRQNNNNDTNINSTLGALNDCVKDGQGNRSNSGNCSFGDRYYSQQNYDNNNNNKSALKNIKHCDKSVLKSVDKNVQHKNSHHKSFHKKYHDDLPHSDHYNLVNSISSPNFFSNVASTNYFGTQIGELQKDKISDITNEYNKISNNLISTPEEMPIYTQSDRIINEFAIDNNSNIDKNSNSNEQVVKKKTKKKYMFNAHGGENNCSIRGSSNKCNQSGASNSIDGASMKSGDSSRSICSKLEGGTATMSSRNDYNNMIDDQLNGHMMGSFTTHNNMLSNISEDQGGGCSTTCNSDIGNSIHIFNNSNTIDKNSNCNKNHYITSMYYEPNFKSEGDPTYTKSNKDRNPIFCNTRENNNLIKKNIKSNVKAYFLLDKKDENINVTQNNRSNIMHIENNDTSRNTIKKETPFNEFASSNTHKYNDIHNRNSEFISSDNRHRINNNVKQVNLPIDGNSTTPDFSNMPHMNNADCAQDALQYSPNMFITGNNTSNNNTNENSNHCINPNRIGVSSVDEANYSSWKKVGGIGNVKGMEMNKYPYKNSMLIDNNNNKNNNQINYMSILHDPVKYSTNNKQDPFINKYMDMKVKSMDDNMNIDYTNRRYVNNNVNLKNTPCNNSVSNLVINTNYLFQGNGNIMFKNMPLGTHEYNMEMAGKSDLPVSVSQMNTNISNTIKENKNIISSKNAGANKAVHNFNFNLIEGNNIDNNNSKVNNLLTYKRNNGANNLLESNEKLNLKINCPNEEPNNSETHINNKNKIYTEANLKGVGINSSGTINRNTVANYKVNNILINDKLKNILLSKNFNNFLIGDENKIGIRNTINNSYSNNTNNGGDNEACTSSSTLTGLKNSNVLSGNNISKLKEPYNYYSHLKSHIPTNNNVANKKINEMPENNKLQDMNGIYSTYIEQGNAVMNTKENASMNANKEYNNKHVVDINKSIGSSPNANHSLNYIESVYNIYPSSLLNAKNKIRRNGKPSGNNFNENAVSIPSQQRQISQMENENKYYNNINTQEGNNKKIVNLNFQDMLIYKQNNLNIDEMNKEKYDPIFNNYVNSGGIPSMNNKNIPRQCTNGKITNTPINDINNNRNIVNKPTNSYQTGEDLNKSRIKDDDLFSSLNISSKASCNDPHICHQGNFQDKRTIVCGDTRMAKEKKINLLGTGNKNSVQVTCVSGVIGSIENNNVSSIYSNSYFQNRGAETTTKNTISYKPSQNNNNDMNSQAIVGIKNENKLINNAKGLIGPNNHNKRIDQTDDKKIENICNNKNEGTIMHDINKNKIYDIFLSNKKNYISNNNNNLYTNLNNNNNNMRSTIQNAEYFYSKIIQNNNLARYNEELIKTIDRNDDVNPVDANVISPPATSVPNTSPNLVKKEMETFNNNNCISEKDLSYYKNVNYKNMDLDNYVLYHQQEKDISEKYLKNRNYISSDNNIKIESIQKQPNDHNSHILRNINMNANMANNNLIINKGVIKNLGNIPDKSVNYYNDNRYYYMNELQQQQQQQHSMIGNKYGALNNENNSNLGGGTVLNTIGNNNKKDDYDENVFRISKSQFISLEKDIKYLQSLTLHNINSKDLYFEAYEEKEIFPYEHNGIETNPNYYFNNGENNNDYIFINDHGMNDSKLFNNTSVNDISNNGPGGCVKKEMKKTKVYTNKLNTSLKYSVIEEGSFGVVYKGWYKNMHVAVKVPVEKMVKQDPYGLTKRSINEWKILSKCEHPNIIKLYGGIIHSYFDIWLVTKLINGSDLHTIKNNMNKEERVLSVDISLKMCRQLAAVINFLHTPIKNKKNVIIHRDIKPENLIIDSDWNIHLCDFGDSEETEDGNVSNVSGATWIYAPPELLTCHPLKQSSDYNFLDYAQLSYKWDIWSMGCVFQEMMNLPSPFQHYIISFDESDQIYEKLVDVFTKKLPPCIHSKIDNSPFADIIKLCLNYDPNLRPTAKEIVDLLNQPNEYLLLKRR